The nucleotide sequence aattataaaaaataaaattttttttggcatttttttaaaaattattttcttataaatgcAAGTATTCTACTAAAAAAACATACACTCATTTATTCGCATGCTATTTCCTGAGCTTCTCAATTGATTAAGttcaatgatttaaaaaattggaaaaaaattttttttatcagattAGGCAAATCCCTTTAGATAATCGTCAGATTATGATACAGCACGTCTAGAACGTAATGATGAACAACATATATCTTGATCTGACGCGCTTGAGTATTTCAAAATGGCGAATTTTTTTTGCACATTATTATAATAGCCGCGAGTTTGCGTCAGATCGAAATCGTCAGATTATTGAATGAGAGCTTTTTTTTTGGTGCACTTAACACTCCCTTAGAAAACCTGACGCGctcgattaaatttttttttcatttttaacccTTACGTACAACCACCCGCATCATGCAAATGATCAGATTAACATAcgtacattattaaaaatacgtaGTACATTGATGCTATAAATATCTGACGCGCTCGAGTATGTCCCTGCAACAGTATTTTTTTAcgtattaaaaaatctatagCCGCTTTCCCCACCGATGAAAaggtatatattatataacatttttttctttttatcatctAAGCTTTGCAACCTAATAGGTCTCTATGACGCTCGAGTAAATCCCCATTTAGCATCGTGGGCTCCCCTACTATTATATACTTCACGAGATGTAACAATATTAACTAGTCTGGAACTTTTTGTAGTATAGTAGTGTAAATAACTATTTCCACGAAGGAAGtggaatttaaaagaaataaacattGATAAAGATAAACAATGATTAGGAACTTAATAATTTTCTGTCTaatcatgaaatattgatttgcAATAGAGATTGtgaaatttcaatgattttataTATCATGTCATGCAGagctttttgtcaaaaataaatattccttgtaatattggaaataaatttttcccaTATGCTGCGAACTTaaattgacaaattttgaaatcaaacaACTCTAACTtcaatattgtatataaaagtatataactgaatttcaatcaacacatccAATGCAAAATTTTTCATGTAGTTATAATATTTCGATCTAGTAATTATGAAATTCCAACAATACATGACGTTTTAGAATAAGCtatacaaaaattatgataatattttcgGAAAATCATTCAAAAGATATTTATCTGAAAATTATACATCCACAATATCTATATTTAACAAAACATACGACAAGACTACGATTATATGACACAgtatctatataaaaatatgcgAAGCGAGTTAATCGATTTATAGAATATTGGCCAGAAGTGCTCCGTAAAATCATAACcctgaaaagtttgtttttatgtGACCGTCTCTGTATCGTAGTATCGTAATCATCCTCGCGTAGTTTTCGTATGCCTGCCACCGGCCCGCCGAAACGACGCGCAAGCCTCAACTCCACGCCGATGTTTCGCACCAGTCGAGTCAGTGCAAGCCAACCCTTCATCAAGCCCTGACCAATGTAACGAACGTCGACGGTATACACTTTGAAAACAACGCGCCACGCGACTACGGAATGCCCAAATAATCAACAAGTATCACCGTGAATTGTACACATTCCCTCCAATAAAAATGGGACaattatcgttttatttttttgccgCGAGTGTTACCGTGGTGTGTGCATACTCTTGGCCAAGTGAAGAAACCACAACGCGAAGTTCGCAATTCAAAGATTTCCATACGGATCCGCTGGTAGTTGAAACTAGTAGCGGTTTAGTGCGTGGTTATTCAAAGACAGTTCTAGGACGCGAAGTACATGTTTTTACGGGCATACCATTCGCGAAACCGCCTGTCGATCAGCTCAGATTTAAGAGACCCGTGCCCATAGATCCTTGGCATGGGATTCTTGACGCCAACAAGTTGCCCAATTCGTGCTTTCAAGAACGGTATGAATATTTCCCGGGTTTTGAGGGCGAAGAAATGTGGAATCCTAATACAAATATTTCCGAAGATTGTCTCTACTTGAATATATGGGTCCCCCAACGTCTGCGCGTTAGGCATCATAATGATAAGAACATAGAAAGGCCCAAAGTACCGGTTTTGATTTGGATTTACGGGGGAGGCTACATGAGTGGGACCGCTACTTTAGATATTTACGATGCAGACCTAATTGCATCAACATGTGATGTCATTGTAGCTTCTATGCAATACCGTGTTGGCTCTTTCGGCTTTTTGTATCTAAATCGATACTTTCCTCGCGGAAGCGAAGAAGCTCCAGGAAACATGGGTCTCTGGGACCAAATATTAGCTATACGTTGGATAAAAGAAAATGCGGCCGCTTTTGGCGGAGATCCTGAGCTTATAACACTGTTCGGAGAATCCGCTGGAGGTGGTTCTGTTAGCCTCCATTTAATAAGCCCTGTTACAAAAGGCTTAGCTCGACGAGGTATTCTCCAATCAGGAACTATGAATGCACCTTGGAGTTACATGAGTGGTGAACGCGCTGAGGAAATAGGAAAAGTCTTGATTCAAGATTGCGGTTGCAATGTTTCGGTACTTGAGAGCAATCCTCAACAGGTGATGGATTGTATGAGAGCTGTTGATGCGAAAACAATTTCTTTGCAACAATGGAACTCATATTCGGGTATTTTGGGATTTCCGTCAACGCCTACTATAGATGGTGTACTTATGCCGAAGCATCCAATGGATATGCTGGCTGAAGGTGACTATGAAGATATGGAAATTCTTCTAGGAAGTAACAGAGATGAAGGTAAATTTTATTTAGTCATATCTACATCAGTTTCagataaatattagttttttccATTTAGAAATAGATTAGATCTTTCtagcatattttttttccaaaatatagtTACTCTTTTCAATTAAAATCAGTCAACGAGAAGACGCAAAGATAGAAAACTCATCTTCTCGTCTTCTGTGTTTACAGAACGAGGTATACTTTGTTAATCAATTACAAATGTTCAAATCAAGAGATCGCTGTGGCTATATTATATGTGCGTTACCTCCTGTACTAATCCATTCATTAGAGATTAGGGGTTCTTATTCTGACTAGTGAATGTGAAATTAGGAGGAGCTCTAGGAAATGCTATTTCTAAAAACTAATGGCAAATTATCTGGTAAGTTCCATTATATATACTGGCGAATAATCTAATACGTGTTACCGCTTAATCTAGTGGGTTCAATAGCGACATTCATGAGGTGTTCGTGGATTACTCCTGCCCATAAATTGAGTTTAAACACAAGTTTAAAATGACGTCGTCTGATTGCATGCGGACTTCCATCagaatacaaataattttttaccgGAACTTTATCTTTCAGcctgttttttcaaataaattccaTAACTGATAGCAGGAGTTCTTGTGCACTATGAAATCAATAATACTTTCAGAATATATTCTAAAATTGCTAATTTGCGAAGAAGTTCAACATTCACATTCAAagattttaatcatttatttttttataatccgACACCGATCGATAAGAAAACCTTTCTAATTATGTTATGATGCTTCCTCGTCAATTTCTTGCTGTCATCAAAATATCAGTTTGTTTTTCGTAAGAATACGTTCTAgctattattgataaaaataaccatAAACAGGAAACTACAACAGAAATAATACTTCTATAAAAAAATGCTGTAATAATACACGTACTTAACTGATGTTTTCAGGagactatttttaaaaacttttaacagCAACATGATTTTACCAATAATTACTAAAACTTTCAAAGCGTGACTtctgtcaaaattatttttttttaaaaaccttaACGTATTATACCAAATTATTTGCTCAATAGTTGAGTTAGGTTGATACAAATAATCGTTATTCTAGGGAACCACACTTAAACCATGTTCAAGATGATTAGACTTCATTCAGAAGTTGATCGAATCAATTTGTCTACAATCTACTAGACAAACCTAGAGTTTATAGTAATATAAGTATATACActaaaatgattgttttaattaattttaacaaacaaTTATAAATGTTGCATTCAAGAGGAAGTAAATATATAGAGAATTGGTAACGGCAATAAATAGATGTCATCTCTTGGGTCGGCCGGGAGATCTCCTTGAAGCAGATTTTTCATCCTTTGCCTATTTAGCCCGTCGATCTTCCATTATTCTGTTGACGTAGTCTCTCCGATATCGTCGTCTCGATCTCGTACTATATTTTGAATCTTAAGTTCTTCTTTTATAGCTTTGCTTGTTATCTGATCTCTTAGGCTCATTCCATAGTTCTCAAGGTTTTCATCACTGCTGCCCTCATCATGTTCTTCGTTTCTGTTGTGTCCACTCAATTTCCCCTGCATTTCACTATCGGTGGATATGATATAATTGTTTTTCCATATATGGTCCTGCAGATAGCCAGAGATTCTTGAGGCCTTATTCACTT is from Diorhabda sublineata isolate icDioSubl1.1 chromosome 1, icDioSubl1.1, whole genome shotgun sequence and encodes:
- the LOC130445734 gene encoding acetylcholinesterase, which codes for MGQLSFYFFAASVTVVCAYSWPSEETTTRSSQFKDFHTDPLVVETSSGLVRGYSKTVLGREVHVFTGIPFAKPPVDQLRFKRPVPIDPWHGILDANKLPNSCFQERYEYFPGFEGEEMWNPNTNISEDCLYLNIWVPQRLRVRHHNDKNIERPKVPVLIWIYGGGYMSGTATLDIYDADLIASTCDVIVASMQYRVGSFGFLYLNRYFPRGSEEAPGNMGLWDQILAIRWIKENAAAFGGDPELITLFGESAGGGSVSLHLISPVTKGLARRGILQSGTMNAPWSYMSGERAEEIGKVLIQDCGCNVSVLESNPQQVMDCMRAVDAKTISLQQWNSYSGILGFPSTPTIDGVLMPKHPMDMLAEGDYEDMEILLGSNRDEGTYFLLYDFIDFFEKDGPSFLQREKYHEIIDRIFKNMSRLERDAIIFQYTNWEQVHDGYLNQKMIGDVVGDYFFICPTNDFAELAAERGMKVYYYYFTHRTSTSLWGEWMGVMHGDEIEYVFGHPLNLSLQFNSRERELSLKIMQVFTRFAGTGKPVTDDVNWPLYTKDQPQYFIFNADKNGIGRGPRATACAFWNDFLPKLRDNSGSAEAPCVNTYISNMASTSERKLSSTHHLILLLLMWIFAQLGAL